In one Polynucleobacter sp. JS-JIR-5-A7 genomic region, the following are encoded:
- a CDS encoding transglycosylase SLT domain-containing protein — MIKYLSKNLIEMLDRQPAFLSAKALLAQAMAPVYRVVNGLLALSVFMVVGLWLSGNGTNAGAFDLARILVPDEARHIVWSNGFSMLDQYKSANESSASVASETNIASVIYPKSIPGGSSFPSAKQQTIALLAPSVAKIQVKSISHLADRIPTSKIDPQALDSNLMGSIQNQRAVADFFEKKYSLDRAKIEEYVSNTILIAKEVNIDPVLLLAVISVESNFNPNIKSHAGAEGLMQVMTSVHREKYALFGGTQEAVKPEVNIRVGAYILKYLIATAGSLRNGLKFYVGAANIEDDGGYTDKVMAERNRLISLCQTRSINRLSLNGKDVRS; from the coding sequence ATGATTAAATATTTATCCAAAAATTTGATTGAGATGCTCGATAGGCAACCAGCCTTTTTGAGTGCTAAGGCGCTGCTAGCCCAGGCGATGGCTCCAGTCTATCGAGTCGTTAACGGCCTATTGGCTCTGAGCGTCTTCATGGTAGTAGGTCTTTGGCTATCAGGTAATGGGACGAATGCGGGTGCCTTCGATCTCGCCCGTATCTTGGTGCCAGATGAGGCGCGCCATATCGTGTGGAGCAATGGCTTTAGCATGCTCGATCAATATAAGAGTGCTAATGAGAGCTCTGCTTCCGTTGCCTCTGAAACAAATATTGCGAGTGTCATTTACCCAAAATCAATCCCTGGCGGCTCTAGCTTTCCAAGCGCCAAACAACAAACCATTGCTTTGTTAGCGCCCTCTGTCGCGAAGATTCAAGTGAAGTCGATCTCTCATTTGGCTGATCGCATTCCAACATCCAAGATCGACCCTCAAGCCTTGGATAGTAATTTGATGGGTTCGATTCAGAATCAGCGTGCAGTTGCAGATTTCTTTGAAAAGAAATACAGCCTCGATCGCGCGAAGATTGAAGAATATGTTTCTAATACGATCTTGATTGCCAAGGAAGTGAACATTGATCCCGTATTGTTATTGGCAGTGATCTCTGTAGAGTCCAACTTCAATCCCAATATCAAGAGTCATGCAGGCGCAGAAGGATTGATGCAGGTAATGACTTCAGTACACCGTGAGAAATATGCCTTGTTTGGTGGCACGCAAGAAGCGGTCAAGCCAGAGGTCAATATTCGTGTTGGCGCTTATATCTTGAAGTACCTCATTGCCACCGCAGGTTCTTTGCGTAATGGTCTGAAGTTCTATGTTGGCGCGGCCAATATTGAAGATGATGGTGGCTATACAGATAAAGTGATGGCAGAACGTAATCGCTTGATTAGCTTATGCCAAACCCGCTCGATAAATCGCTTAAGCTTGAATGGTAAAGACGTACGCTCTTAA
- a CDS encoding FKBP-type peptidyl-prolyl cis-trans isomerase: protein MTELKKIDTVVGDGKEAATGNDVDVHYTGWLYDENAPDHKGQKFDSSLDRGQLFSFPLGAGHVIKGWDQGVAGMKIGGKRTLIIPSEMGYGARGAGGVIPPNATLVFDVELHGVN, encoded by the coding sequence ATGACCGAACTCAAAAAAATCGATACCGTTGTTGGTGACGGCAAAGAGGCTGCTACTGGCAATGACGTTGATGTGCATTACACCGGCTGGCTCTATGACGAAAATGCCCCTGACCATAAAGGCCAGAAATTTGACAGCTCACTGGATCGCGGTCAGCTCTTTAGTTTTCCCTTGGGCGCAGGCCATGTGATTAAGGGTTGGGACCAAGGCGTTGCGGGCATGAAGATTGGCGGCAAGCGCACTTTAATTATCCCTTCTGAAATGGGTTATGGGGCCAGGGGTGCTGGCGGCGTCATCCCTCCTAATGCGACTCTGGTCTTTGATGTGGAATTACACGGTGTGAACTAA
- a CDS encoding DNA/RNA non-specific endonuclease — translation MMKFSRKLLAPLVLLFLLLSPLRAFALFDECKNLFPAQQVPITNQMGRDLCFDSFAVFYSPQDKKPIYTIEKLHRDQLLAPHPRRSNQFYEEARLPFAERALLSDYRGSGYDRGHNAPAGDMSNERAMAQSFSLANMMPQARQNNQGIWAKNVEEPTRLYAKRATGDIYVFTGSTGNQGSIGRSHVTIPSHLFKLVYDPDKNEAWAYWIENSNEAQMSPPISYAELMTKIGIDFQLPIKVGASQTKQAITPTVKPPTAKPHQDLMGGWYPIFFDEYSVDKVNALIARIQDGKVASVQIQYDRNAELANSIARQIDLKTSLRTQLTQSSPPDSPNVSYERHRVTAIVHSK, via the coding sequence ATGATGAAATTCTCCCGCAAGCTCCTCGCGCCCCTAGTTTTGCTGTTTTTATTGCTGAGTCCTTTGAGGGCTTTTGCCCTTTTCGATGAATGCAAGAACCTCTTTCCAGCTCAACAGGTTCCAATTACTAACCAAATGGGACGAGATCTTTGCTTTGATAGCTTTGCAGTTTTTTACTCTCCTCAGGATAAAAAGCCGATTTATACGATAGAAAAACTTCATCGCGACCAACTGCTAGCCCCACACCCCCGCAGAAGCAACCAGTTTTATGAAGAGGCCAGGCTTCCTTTTGCAGAGCGGGCTTTGCTCTCAGACTACCGCGGCAGTGGTTACGATCGCGGTCACAACGCCCCCGCTGGAGATATGAGCAATGAAAGAGCGATGGCTCAGTCATTCTCATTGGCAAATATGATGCCGCAGGCCAGACAGAACAATCAAGGCATTTGGGCCAAAAATGTTGAGGAACCAACTAGACTTTATGCCAAAAGAGCTACTGGAGATATTTATGTCTTTACCGGCTCCACTGGAAATCAAGGCAGCATAGGCAGAAGCCATGTCACCATTCCGAGTCATTTATTTAAGTTAGTTTATGACCCTGATAAAAATGAGGCTTGGGCTTACTGGATCGAGAACAGTAATGAAGCCCAAATGTCCCCGCCTATTTCTTATGCTGAATTAATGACCAAAATAGGAATTGATTTTCAATTACCCATCAAAGTAGGTGCTTCCCAGACCAAGCAAGCAATCACGCCAACCGTCAAACCCCCAACTGCCAAGCCTCATCAGGATTTGATGGGAGGATGGTATCCAATCTTTTTCGATGAATATTCAGTTGATAAGGTCAACGCCCTGATTGCCCGTATTCAAGATGGGAAAGTAGCCAGCGTTCAGATTCAATATGATCGCAATGCTGAGTTAGCGAATAGCATTGCCAGACAAATAGACTTAAAAACATCATTAAGAACTCAGCTCACGCAAAGCAGTCCGCCAGACTCACCCAACGTGAGCTACGAACGTCATCGGGTAACTGCGATCGTTCACTCAAAGTAG
- the msrP gene encoding protein-methionine-sulfoxide reductase catalytic subunit MsrP produces MRFLDKTILSSDITPQAVFENRRALIKAAAAGSFGAALAPWFSRQALAATPDKLAATLNSAYSVKEESTPYKYVTSYNNFYEFGTDKADPVAYAGSLQTRPWTISIEGLVKKPLTLDIDALLKLAPMEERIYRMRCVEGWSMVIPWDGYSLAKLINKVEPLGSAKYVEFISLADRKQMPGLSSNIISWPYREGLRMDEAMNPLTLLTFGLYGEVLPKQNGAPVRIVVPWKYGFKSAKSIVKMRFTEEIPKTSWNQFDAREYGFYSNVNPQVDHPRWSQATERRIGDAKGMFAPKIKTQMFNGYADEVASMYAGMDLKKYY; encoded by the coding sequence ATGCGTTTTCTTGATAAAACCATTCTTTCTAGTGACATCACGCCTCAAGCGGTTTTTGAAAACCGTCGCGCCCTGATTAAAGCGGCAGCTGCAGGTAGTTTTGGCGCTGCTCTAGCCCCCTGGTTTTCAAGACAAGCACTAGCTGCCACTCCCGATAAATTAGCTGCTACCCTCAATTCAGCCTATAGCGTTAAAGAGGAATCGACGCCTTATAAATACGTGACGAGCTACAACAACTTTTATGAGTTTGGTACCGATAAGGCTGATCCTGTTGCTTATGCCGGTAGCTTGCAAACGCGGCCCTGGACGATCTCGATTGAAGGCTTAGTAAAAAAACCGCTAACGCTCGATATTGATGCCTTATTAAAGCTCGCTCCAATGGAAGAGCGGATCTATCGCATGCGTTGCGTTGAAGGTTGGTCTATGGTGATTCCTTGGGATGGGTATTCGCTAGCCAAACTCATCAATAAGGTAGAGCCTCTGGGCTCTGCTAAGTATGTTGAATTTATTTCCTTAGCTGATCGCAAGCAAATGCCAGGACTGAGTAGCAATATTATTAGCTGGCCTTATCGTGAAGGCTTGCGGATGGATGAAGCTATGAATCCACTTACCCTCCTCACTTTCGGTCTGTATGGAGAGGTATTGCCAAAGCAAAACGGTGCGCCCGTGCGTATTGTGGTGCCTTGGAAATATGGTTTCAAGAGTGCCAAATCAATTGTCAAAATGCGGTTTACTGAAGAGATACCAAAAACCAGTTGGAATCAATTTGATGCTCGTGAGTATGGCTTTTATTCCAACGTTAATCCACAAGTTGACCACCCACGCTGGAGTCAAGCCACAGAGCGTCGTATTGGCGATGCTAAGGGGATGTTTGCTCCTAAGATCAAGACCCAGATGTTTAATGGGTATGCTGATGAGGTCGCCAGCATGTACGCTGGCATGGATTTAAAGAAGTACTATTAA
- a CDS encoding FAD:protein FMN transferase has protein sequence MKTRCKPLLGTFVEITIDQDTDQAAVDHAFAAIEKIQGLMGFHQTDSELNYLNRYAHLRAVDIHPWTSQVLSIAKQVHRHSRGLFNCGIGHRLVAAGLLPRHIDITNHNLGGIEDICFLTPELITSSRPVCLDLGGIAKGFAVDMAVKILISEGIRSGIVNAGGDLRVFGDAPKPVQIRNPKNLSELLQIGSLQNAALATSSLYFAKRDGHESHLINPLATEESDIYIQSSDSYSILAKECVYADALTKVLALSKQANHPCFAKFSAQAIRIAI, from the coding sequence ATGAAGACTCGCTGCAAACCACTTTTAGGAACCTTTGTCGAAATTACTATTGATCAAGATACCGATCAGGCTGCTGTAGATCATGCCTTTGCCGCCATCGAAAAGATTCAGGGCTTAATGGGCTTTCATCAGACCGATAGCGAACTCAATTACCTCAATCGTTATGCCCATCTCCGGGCGGTAGATATTCATCCCTGGACCTCACAAGTGCTAAGCATTGCAAAACAGGTACATCGTCACTCACGTGGTCTATTTAACTGCGGTATTGGGCATCGCTTGGTTGCTGCTGGTCTTTTACCCCGTCATATTGACATCACCAATCACAATCTTGGTGGCATTGAAGACATCTGTTTTTTGACGCCTGAGCTCATCACCTCCTCTCGTCCCGTATGTTTAGATCTTGGTGGCATTGCCAAAGGCTTTGCAGTTGATATGGCAGTCAAGATTCTGATCTCCGAAGGGATTCGCTCTGGCATAGTCAATGCAGGAGGTGACTTGAGAGTATTTGGAGATGCCCCTAAACCCGTTCAGATTCGCAATCCAAAAAATCTTTCAGAGCTGCTTCAAATCGGCTCTCTGCAAAACGCTGCGCTAGCTACTAGTAGCCTGTATTTTGCAAAAAGAGATGGGCATGAAAGTCATCTCATCAATCCCCTAGCAACAGAAGAATCTGATATTTATATTCAATCTTCAGACTCCTATTCCATCCTCGCAAAAGAATGCGTTTATGCCGATGCCCTCACTAAAGTGCTCGCTTTATCAAAACAAGCCAATCATCCTTGCTTTGCTAAATTCTCGGCACAAGCTATTCGGATTGCCATATGA
- a CDS encoding MFS transporter — MNKNLVLLIVCQGLFLTNNVTFIAINGLVGLSLAPVSWMATLPVMGYVVGAAFSTSIVAKSQNHFGRKISFQLGLLVAVLSALLCAYAALSRNFWLLVTGTFIAGYYSANGQLYRFAAAELTVASQRDKAVSWVLAGGILGAVIGPNLASWTRNLFDTAFLGAYLTLSIAGLMGIVVMQFIHFPTEFKTEHSLADGRPLKAILKQPVFMVAVIGAALGYGVMNLLMAATPLAMQICSLPFSDTALVLEWHVIGMFAPGFFTGTLIQRFGALKIMSIGVALNFICILIALTGTDLRQFLIALFLLGVGWNFLFTGSTSLAMTAYKPDERDKAQAAINFFVFGTMAFTSFGSGALITSQGWSILNLGSLIPVIITALALLWLSAQNKKQQIA; from the coding sequence CTGAATAAAAACTTGGTGCTGCTGATTGTTTGCCAGGGTCTATTTCTGACCAATAACGTTACCTTCATCGCCATCAATGGCTTGGTTGGCCTCAGTCTGGCCCCAGTGAGTTGGATGGCTACGCTGCCAGTCATGGGCTATGTTGTTGGAGCCGCCTTTTCCACTTCAATCGTGGCCAAATCTCAAAACCACTTTGGCAGAAAGATCTCTTTTCAGTTGGGACTGCTTGTAGCAGTGCTATCCGCTCTGTTATGCGCCTATGCAGCTCTGAGCCGAAACTTTTGGCTTTTGGTAACAGGCACCTTTATTGCCGGCTATTACAGCGCCAATGGTCAACTCTACCGTTTTGCTGCAGCAGAACTCACCGTAGCGAGTCAACGTGACAAAGCCGTGTCTTGGGTATTGGCAGGCGGAATCTTAGGAGCCGTCATTGGGCCGAACCTAGCCTCCTGGACCCGCAATCTTTTTGACACTGCATTCTTGGGCGCCTACCTCACGCTTTCGATTGCCGGCCTAATGGGGATCGTCGTAATGCAATTCATCCACTTCCCTACCGAATTCAAAACCGAGCACTCTCTGGCGGATGGACGCCCCCTAAAGGCCATCCTCAAGCAACCCGTGTTTATGGTTGCTGTAATTGGGGCAGCACTTGGTTACGGGGTGATGAATCTTCTGATGGCGGCCACACCCTTAGCGATGCAAATTTGTAGCCTGCCTTTTTCCGATACAGCCCTAGTTTTGGAGTGGCATGTCATTGGTATGTTTGCTCCAGGATTTTTTACTGGCACCTTAATACAACGTTTTGGTGCCCTCAAGATTATGAGTATCGGAGTCGCACTCAACTTCATCTGCATTCTGATTGCACTCACCGGTACAGACCTTCGTCAATTTTTGATTGCCCTCTTTTTATTAGGCGTTGGCTGGAACTTTTTATTCACAGGCTCAACCTCTTTGGCGATGACTGCCTACAAACCCGATGAGCGTGATAAAGCACAAGCAGCGATTAACTTCTTTGTATTTGGCACGATGGCCTTCACTTCCTTTGGTTCTGGTGCCTTAATTACCTCACAAGGGTGGAGTATTTTGAACCTCGGCTCTCTGATTCCTGTGATCATTACTGCGCTGGCACTGCTTTGGCTATCAGCCCAGAATAAGAAGCAGCAAATCGCTTAA
- a CDS encoding NADP-dependent isocitrate dehydrogenase codes for MASGKSKIIYTLTDEAPFLATCAFLPIIRTFTAPAGVEVVESDISVAGRILAEFSDCLAPEQRVPDNLAELGKMTLMPDANIIKLPNISASVPQLLAAIKELQDKGYKIPHFPEDPKTDEEKAIRTRYSKCLGSSVNPVLREGNSDRRAPNAVKRYARKNPHSMGEWSQASRTHVSHMHGGDFYAGEKSMTMTKACDVKMDLVTKSGKTIVLKPKVSLLAGEIIDSMYMSKKALCDFYEKEIEDAYKTGMMLSLHVKATMMKVSHPIVFGHAVKIFYKDAFAKHGKLFDELGVNVNNGMSSLYEKIKTLPESKREEIIQDIHACHEHRPALAMVDSAKGITNLHSPSDVIVDASMPAMIRVGGKMWGADGRLHDTKAVIPESTFARIYQEIINFCKTHGNFDPTTMGTVPNVGLMAQQAEEYGSHDKTFEILEAGVARIVADDGTVLLEQHVEAGDIWRMCQCKDAPIRDWVKLAVNRARLSNTPAVFWLDEYRPHEAELIKKVKTYLKDYDLEGIDIQIMSQTRAMRYTLERVIRGKDTISVTGNILRDYLTDLFPIMELGTSAKMLSIVPLMAGGGLFETGAGGSAPKHVQQLVEENHLRWDSLGEFLALGVSLEDIGDKTGNAKVKILARTLDDATGKLLDNNKSPSPRTGELDNRGSQFYLALYWAEALAAQTEDKELQAYFAPLAKSLAENEKKITDELKAVQGKPADIGGYYVVDPEKCTAVMRPSATFNAALQAMKA; via the coding sequence ATGGCTTCAGGCAAATCAAAGATTATTTACACGCTGACAGATGAGGCACCATTTTTGGCGACCTGCGCATTTCTGCCGATCATCCGTACCTTTACAGCGCCAGCTGGAGTGGAGGTAGTAGAAAGCGATATTTCAGTGGCTGGACGTATCTTGGCTGAATTTTCTGATTGTTTAGCTCCTGAGCAACGGGTTCCTGATAATTTGGCTGAGCTGGGCAAGATGACCTTAATGCCTGACGCCAACATTATTAAGCTACCCAATATCAGCGCTTCTGTTCCTCAGCTGCTCGCTGCCATTAAAGAATTACAAGATAAGGGATACAAGATCCCTCATTTTCCTGAAGATCCTAAGACCGATGAAGAGAAGGCTATCCGCACTCGTTACTCAAAGTGTTTAGGGAGCTCTGTCAATCCAGTCTTGCGCGAAGGAAACTCAGATCGTCGCGCCCCGAATGCAGTCAAACGGTATGCCCGTAAAAATCCTCACTCGATGGGTGAGTGGAGCCAAGCTTCCCGCACGCACGTGTCACACATGCATGGTGGTGATTTCTATGCTGGTGAAAAGTCGATGACGATGACTAAGGCCTGTGATGTGAAAATGGACTTGGTAACGAAGAGTGGCAAAACGATTGTGCTCAAACCAAAAGTCTCTTTATTGGCTGGCGAAATTATCGACAGCATGTATATGAGCAAAAAAGCCTTGTGCGATTTCTATGAAAAAGAAATCGAAGATGCGTATAAGACTGGCATGATGTTGTCCTTGCACGTCAAGGCTACCATGATGAAAGTCTCTCATCCGATCGTCTTTGGTCACGCCGTCAAAATTTTCTATAAAGATGCGTTTGCTAAACATGGCAAGCTATTTGATGAGCTAGGCGTCAACGTCAATAACGGCATGAGCAGCTTGTACGAGAAGATCAAGACCTTGCCTGAATCTAAGCGTGAAGAAATTATTCAAGATATTCATGCGTGTCATGAGCATCGCCCAGCATTGGCGATGGTAGATTCTGCCAAAGGCATTACCAACTTACACTCTCCAAGCGACGTGATCGTGGATGCTTCTATGCCTGCCATGATTCGGGTGGGCGGCAAGATGTGGGGCGCGGATGGTCGCTTGCATGACACCAAAGCAGTGATTCCAGAAAGTACCTTTGCCCGCATCTATCAAGAGATCATCAATTTCTGTAAGACACATGGCAACTTTGATCCAACCACTATGGGCACTGTACCTAACGTTGGCTTGATGGCTCAGCAGGCTGAGGAATATGGTTCGCATGACAAGACTTTTGAGATCTTAGAAGCAGGCGTAGCTCGTATCGTTGCGGACGACGGTACTGTATTGCTTGAGCAACATGTGGAAGCTGGTGATATCTGGCGTATGTGCCAATGTAAAGATGCTCCGATTCGTGACTGGGTCAAATTGGCAGTCAATCGTGCACGCCTCTCTAATACTCCAGCAGTATTTTGGTTAGACGAGTACCGCCCCCACGAAGCAGAGTTGATTAAGAAGGTAAAGACTTATCTCAAGGATTATGATCTCGAGGGTATCGATATCCAGATCATGTCTCAGACTCGCGCAATGCGTTACACCTTAGAGCGTGTGATACGTGGCAAAGACACCATTTCTGTTACCGGTAACATCTTGCGTGACTACCTCACCGACTTGTTCCCCATTATGGAATTGGGCACTAGCGCAAAAATGCTATCCATTGTGCCTTTGATGGCTGGCGGCGGCTTATTTGAAACTGGTGCTGGTGGTTCTGCTCCTAAGCATGTGCAACAACTCGTAGAAGAAAACCACTTACGTTGGGATTCGTTAGGTGAATTTTTAGCCTTGGGTGTGTCACTCGAAGATATTGGTGATAAGACTGGTAATGCTAAAGTGAAAATCTTAGCGCGCACTCTGGATGATGCGACTGGCAAATTATTGGATAACAATAAGTCACCTTCACCACGCACTGGTGAGTTAGATAACCGCGGTAGCCAGTTCTACTTGGCGTTGTATTGGGCTGAGGCTTTGGCTGCACAAACGGAAGATAAAGAGCTACAAGCTTACTTCGCGCCCTTAGCCAAATCTTTGGCTGAAAATGAGAAAAAGATTACTGACGAACTAAAGGCAGTTCAAGGTAAGCCTGCTGATATCGGTGGTTACTATGTAGTTGATCCTGAAAAATGTACAGCCGTGATGCGTCCTAGCGCAACATTCAATGCAGCCTTGCAGGCTATGAAAGCCTAA
- a CDS encoding DUF3820 family protein encodes MDAQALEKLVLMKMPFGKHAGRALADLPGNYLAWFAREGFPKGELGELLELMHTLDHNGLRGLLAPIQRVHGLQAKSKLL; translated from the coding sequence ATGGATGCACAAGCGCTAGAAAAACTCGTACTCATGAAGATGCCCTTTGGTAAGCATGCAGGGCGTGCACTAGCAGACTTGCCAGGAAACTATTTGGCTTGGTTTGCGCGCGAGGGATTTCCTAAGGGTGAATTAGGTGAGTTGCTAGAGCTAATGCATACATTGGATCACAACGGATTACGTGGACTGCTAGCACCTATTCAGCGCGTACATGGCTTGCAAGCCAAATCAAAACTACTTTGA
- a CDS encoding DUF6352 family protein yields MSNYWPNSAYQTLLTSPDGQLLVTDDFLRTYLQRPELSLVPESCAAEQALHQRLTENPRIEITEQEIAAMADEDIQENYRVWLRYRTRLLAASSLEGFYMSLFKGDGVDVPPLFVMQLAQIFVRHILGDDTHPLEVRMGEIFFRTQKITVLEDSIVMAADEEVVARNAQAGESGNIMDLLKGKSMLTKSADLDVLYEDNAAEYWTRNEDFDFAVQLNFGHEPINHFCRVLEKWIKHFLGVAVRITPMQQISDPKWSWHVGLDAAATEILNKLYNKELLEADELEKVICLFRLDFIDETAVTKVQQGKPVYLAIAMNDQQQLKLKPQNLLFNLPLARAS; encoded by the coding sequence ATGAGCAACTACTGGCCCAATTCTGCATATCAAACCCTGCTAACCAGCCCTGATGGGCAGTTATTGGTAACAGACGATTTTTTACGCACCTATTTACAAAGACCTGAACTCAGCCTAGTTCCAGAATCTTGTGCTGCCGAGCAAGCGCTGCATCAGCGCCTTACTGAAAATCCTCGCATAGAAATTACCGAGCAAGAGATTGCGGCGATGGCTGATGAGGATATTCAGGAAAACTATCGAGTTTGGCTCCGCTACCGAACACGTCTATTAGCAGCAAGCTCCTTAGAAGGTTTTTATATGAGTTTATTTAAGGGGGATGGGGTTGATGTGCCCCCCTTATTTGTGATGCAACTAGCCCAAATTTTTGTGCGCCATATCTTGGGAGATGATACGCATCCGCTGGAAGTACGCATGGGCGAGATCTTCTTTAGAACTCAAAAAATCACTGTTTTGGAGGACAGCATTGTCATGGCCGCCGACGAAGAGGTGGTTGCTCGTAATGCGCAAGCGGGCGAGTCCGGCAACATCATGGACTTACTGAAAGGTAAATCCATGCTCACGAAGTCTGCTGATCTTGATGTTTTGTATGAAGACAATGCTGCCGAATATTGGACGCGTAATGAGGACTTTGATTTTGCCGTTCAACTCAATTTTGGGCATGAGCCAATTAATCATTTTTGTCGCGTACTAGAAAAGTGGATTAAACATTTTCTGGGGGTGGCAGTACGCATTACCCCAATGCAGCAAATTAGTGATCCTAAGTGGTCCTGGCATGTCGGTTTAGATGCGGCAGCAACTGAGATTTTAAATAAGCTTTACAACAAAGAATTGTTAGAGGCAGATGAGCTCGAGAAAGTGATTTGTCTATTTCGTCTTGACTTTATTGACGAGACTGCGGTGACTAAGGTGCAGCAAGGGAAGCCCGTCTATCTTGCTATTGCCATGAATGATCAGCAGCAATTAAAGCTAAAGCCACAAAACTTATTATTTAATTTGCCGCTAGCGAGAGCGTCTTAA
- a CDS encoding FMN-binding protein: protein MNWKPNPYAVVGLSILVAPIFAQAKIYISSEQAQQILFPNKVLSKSPIIITDDLQEKMRAASSIRHPFQGDRIWRSSDGGWFVIDEVVGKHEMITYAVALNTKGSVLGIEVLEYVESYGYEVAEAQWRKQFVGKTINDPIKLNQDIQNIGGATLSCKHLTDGIKRITVLYDLALKNMPVKSQ from the coding sequence ATGAATTGGAAACCAAATCCATATGCTGTAGTAGGGCTATCCATACTAGTTGCACCAATCTTTGCGCAAGCAAAGATTTACATCTCTAGCGAACAAGCCCAGCAAATACTTTTCCCCAATAAGGTACTCAGTAAATCACCCATCATCATTACTGATGATTTACAAGAAAAGATGCGAGCGGCTTCTAGCATCCGCCATCCCTTTCAAGGTGATCGCATATGGAGGTCATCCGATGGCGGATGGTTTGTGATTGATGAGGTCGTAGGTAAGCATGAAATGATTACCTACGCCGTCGCCTTAAATACAAAGGGGAGTGTTTTGGGCATTGAAGTCCTAGAGTATGTGGAATCTTATGGCTACGAAGTAGCTGAGGCACAGTGGCGCAAACAATTTGTTGGTAAAACTATCAACGACCCCATCAAACTGAATCAAGATATTCAAAATATTGGGGGCGCAACCCTTTCTTGCAAGCACCTCACCGATGGCATAAAACGGATCACTGTGCTCTATGACTTGGCCCTCAAGAACATGCCAGTCAAATCTCAATAA
- a CDS encoding DUF6662 family protein, with amino-acid sequence MKLTIQKLIAFSLVLAATLHLSLAHAGEGAFGWIYTLDLQPKGKWEFEQRLQLNQTQAAGTYDAWTARTELEYGLTNDLQVAGYINSYYTNANQNYTNPEACGDAPTCTGGYGVPSSHDPSTAYRKSGIEGGSLEAIYRITNPVTSPVGVGLYLEPTWGRNKDEIEARLLLQSNFIDDRLILASNVVVANERLKFIENGNVPESMLDILVGASYRFAPKWSAGVEARFHNDYSELNLRNQVQRATFVGPNLHYAAKDWWVTGAWRYQLAGGTCMGGGEAECSNARVWDSHSVNEYILKVGFPLN; translated from the coding sequence ATGAAACTGACCATTCAAAAACTGATTGCCTTTAGCCTCGTCCTCGCCGCTACTTTGCACCTCTCATTAGCCCATGCTGGTGAAGGAGCCTTTGGTTGGATCTATACCCTAGACCTTCAACCCAAAGGTAAGTGGGAATTTGAGCAGCGACTACAACTCAACCAAACGCAAGCCGCAGGCACTTACGATGCATGGACTGCTAGAACAGAACTTGAGTACGGCCTGACCAACGACTTACAAGTTGCTGGCTATATCAACTCGTACTACACGAATGCCAATCAAAACTACACCAATCCAGAAGCGTGCGGCGATGCGCCTACTTGTACCGGAGGTTATGGAGTCCCTTCTTCACATGACCCATCGACTGCATATAGAAAGAGTGGTATCGAAGGTGGCTCTTTAGAAGCTATTTACCGTATTACAAATCCAGTGACTTCGCCCGTTGGTGTTGGTCTTTATTTAGAACCCACCTGGGGAAGAAATAAAGATGAGATCGAAGCGAGGTTATTACTGCAATCGAACTTCATTGACGACCGCTTAATTTTGGCTAGTAACGTCGTTGTTGCCAACGAGCGTTTGAAGTTTATTGAAAATGGCAACGTTCCTGAGTCAATGTTAGATATCTTGGTTGGCGCTAGCTATCGATTTGCCCCAAAGTGGTCAGCTGGCGTTGAAGCACGCTTTCACAATGACTACTCAGAACTTAATTTACGTAATCAAGTGCAGCGCGCAACCTTTGTTGGCCCGAATTTGCACTACGCCGCAAAAGACTGGTGGGTTACAGGTGCATGGCGCTATCAATTAGCAGGCGGAACCTGCATGGGTGGTGGCGAGGCAGAATGCTCCAATGCCCGCGTGTGGGATAGCCACTCAGTCAATGAATACATTCTCAAAGTTGGCTTTCCACTGAACTAA